ACCACGCTGGAACGTTCCGGCGCCGGCGAACCGCTCACGCGCAAGTGGCGTTTCACCGTTCACTACGTGCTGTCCACGCCCGACACCGAGGACGAAGTGCTGACGAACCCCGCCGGCCTCAACATCACGCACTTCGAGCGTGTGGCGGACCTCTCATGAGCAGGCTGCACACCTTCGTCTCCGCGGTGGCGTGCCTGCTGCTGTCGCTGAATGGGGCTGCACCGGTGCAGGCCCAATCGCCGCTCGCGCCCACGCCGGTCACCGGCGAAGCGCGCATGGTCACGTTCGATTTCGACGATGACCGCATCTACAAGGTGCTGGTCCGCCCGAGGAACACCACGCAGCTCAAGCTCGCGCCCGATGAACGGGTGACCTACGTGTCCGCCGGAGACGCCTCCAGCTTCGCCGTGAACGTGCCGTCAAGCAAGGCCTTCGTGGAGGTGAAGCCGAAGTGGGACAACGTCTCCACGAACCTCCTCGTGGTGACCACGCGCCGCGCCTACCACATCGAGCTGCAGAGCACGGCCGAAGGCCGCAAGTGGTACACGCGGGTCGCCTGGACGTATGCCAACGCCGCGCTGCTCGACCAGACCCAGGCCGCGCAGGGTGACGACGCCGGCCCGGCGCGGTGGGCGGGGGCGAGCCGCGCCGAGCCGCCCATCAGCGGGGTCGCGGTCGACAAGCTGTACTTCAAGTACGACATCGACGGCGAGGCCCCGTTCCGGCCCACGCAGGTGTTCGACGACGGCACGCACACCTTCATCCGCCTCCCGGACGATCTGCAGGAACTGCCCGCGCTGTTCATGCTGACGCCCGACAGTGGGGACACCGCACTCGTCAACTACAGCGTCACGCCGCCGTACCTCGTCGTCCCGCGCACGATGGAGAAGTTCGTGCTGAAGCTCGGGAAATCGAAGGTGGAGGTGCTGCGGCATTCGTCGAAGCCGGGGCTGTTCTCGCGCCTCGGTTTCGGCCGGCGAGGGACACCCTGATGGCCGACCTCCTGATCTCTCCCGAGGGCTACACCACGCCCGGTGGTGTGCCGCGCAAGCTGCTGGCCGGCGTGTTCCTGGTGGTCAGTGCGGTGGCGATGAGCGTGTTCCTGATCACCTCACCAGATGCGCCGCTGATGACCGGTGACCAGAAGGCCCGGGCCGAGCTGAAGAAGCCGGAGCTGATGCTCGCGCAGCAGAAGGGCAGCGTGCAGTGGGTCGATGAGGCGGCCAGCAGTGCCGCGGCGGCGCGTGGGGTGCGGGTTGCCGACGGCGCGCCCCCTTCGGCCCGGCCGTCCGACGAGCGCTCGGGCGTTCCGCCGGCGAATGCGTCCGTGCCGCAGCCGTCGCCGCAGGCTGCCTTGCCGACGTTCGATTCGACCCCGCAACGGGCGGGGCCGCCACCGTCGCCTGTCGATGCGGCGGCGGTGGAACGTGAACGGGCCGCCCGATCGGCCGCCGCGACGGTGTTCGACGAGGGTGGAACAGCTCTGGGACAAAAGGGCGAGTCCCCGCTCGAGCAGATGCCGGCCGGACTGGTGCGGCGTCTGGGTGGCGGCGGGCCGGCGATTGACGCGATCGCACCATTGGCGGACGCCATCAAGGGAATGGGGGCGCCCGCCCCGGCACCCAGCCGGGCCGATGGGGAGCGCCAATGGGCCCGGGAGCAGGCGGCTCCGCAGAACGCCACGGTGCTCCATGCGAAGGCTCCACCCGACGCCTTGACGCTCGACCAGGGGACGGTGATCCCCTGCGTGCTCACGCGCCGCATCAACAGCGACCTGCCCGGGGTGGTCACCGCCCGCGTGGCCATGGACGTCTACGACTCCCGCACCAGCCGGCACCTGCTGCTGCCGAAGGGCGCGCTGCTGTCCGGCGCCTACAACAACGACGTCCGCCATGGCCAGAGCCGGCTCCAGTTCGCGTTCACGCGGCTGCGGATGCCGGATGGCACCACGTTCGACCTGCCCGGCGCCACCGGAGCAGACGCCGCGGGCCAGGCTGGCATCGACGGCGACGTCGACCGCCACTTCTTCCGCAGCTTCGGGGCCGCGCTGCTGCTCGGCGTGCTCGCCGATCAGGTGACCCGCGTCGCGGCGCTGCCGAACGGCGGCACGTCGGGGCAGGGCGGGGTGTCGGCCACCGGGCAGGTGTTCATCGACACCGCCCGCGCCGAACTCGAGCGGCACAAGTCCATCCCGCCCACGGTGACGGTCGAGGAAGGCTCGCGCATCAACGTGGAAGTGGTTCGCGACATGGCGTTCGATACCGCATTCGAAAGGAGTCGCCGATGAAACCTTGGGGACTGCGCGCCGCGTTCCGACGCATGGCTGTCGGCCTGATGAGCTGCGTCGTCGGTTCCGGGGCCTTCGGTGCGGCCGACGCCTACGATTTCGACTACCGCATCTCGGGCCACACGTCGGCGCGTCCGGTGCAGGTGTTCGCCGACACCGAGCGAACGTATTTCCAGTTCGTCGAAGGGCAAGCCGTTCCGCTGATCCTTGCCGGGCAGGCCGGCGAGCGTGTCGTGCCGGTGCAAGAGGGCCCGTACCACGTCGTCGCGGGGCGTTCCCACGAGTACACGCTGCGGCTGGCGGGGCGTCGGGCGCGTGTCGAACACGCAGGCAAGGTCTGGCTGCCGCCGTCTGCCCAGGGTGCGGGGCCGTCGGCGCCCTTGAAACTCGGGGCCGACGATCGCACGCTCAGCAGCTATGCCACACCCGTTCGGGGCGATGTCATCGAATGGGTCGAACCCGAACAACGGGTGGTGCGCAGCGTCGTGTTCGCACCGGGCGCCAGCCTGCTGCCGGTCGACGACGCCGACTTCATCGCGAAGGTGTCGGCCCGGATGGGGTCTGACGTGAGGGTCGAAGTTCAGCGAGAGGGCAACGCCCGACCACGGGCACTCGCCGAAGCGCGCTTCCGTCGAACGGCGCAGGCACTCGTGCGAGCCGGTGTCGCGCCCGCGCGGATCGAGTCCGCCGCGGCGTCCGGGCGTTGGCCTCCCGACACGCTCCAGATCGTCTGGCTTCGCGCCGTCGAACCGGTGCGCAGGACGTCCACAGCGGGCGCACCGCCGAGCCGCGACCTCGCCTCGATGGGCCGCCCCGTGCGCGGCAACTTCGACATCCTGCTGTCCGACGGCACCGTCGCGACCAGCCTGCGTCGATGGGCTCAGGACTCCGGCTACCGGCTCGAGTGGGACACCCCGATCGAAGCGCCCATCGTGGGTGACCTGACGCTGGACGCCCGTCGCTTTCCCGAGGCGGTCGACCGCATCGTCACGGGACTGCGTGCGTCCGGCTACCCGCTTCGCATGGAAATCGAAGACGGCCAGGTGGTGCGCATCAAGCACGAGCCGCCACGCTGAACCCCGGTGCGGCTCAGACCAACACATCGAATTCATGGAGGGAGACTGATGAAAAGAAGTGCGACGAAACGCTGGGGGGCGCTGTGCCTCGCTGCAACCTGCCTGGGAGTCCAGGCGCAGACCTCGCCGGAGCAGCTTCCGGTCGCGCCGTTCGGTGCGGCTTCGTCCCCGGGGGCCAACGAGCAGCGGTGGGAAGTGAAAGCGTCCGACGTGACGCTGGCGAAGACCCTCGAGCGGTGGGCTGCCGCGGGAGGCCACAAGCTGAAGTGGGACGCCTCCCGCAACTTCCTGATCGGCGCCCCCGACCTCTACGTCGGCACCTTCGAGGGTGCGTTGCAGCACGTGCTGAGGTCACCCGGCATCCGCTACTCCGACTACCCGCTCGAGGCCTGCGTCTACGCCAACACGCCTCCGCTCGTGCGCATCACCCGGCAGGGTGAACAGAGCCGCGAATGCTCGCCGGCGTCCGCCCCATGAACCACAAGAACGAGATCCAACCGATGAAACTTCTGATGCTGGGCGGAGGCCTGTTGCTGCTGGCAGGATGTGCCATTCCGAGCCTCTCCGAACGTGTCGCCGGCGACCACGCGGACCGCGCCCGCAACGTGGCGCCCGTGCTGGGTGGCCCGTCCATTTCCACGGACGCCCCCGGGGACGTCCAGGGCGGTGCCATCGATGCGGACCGTCGGGCACGCGAACAGGCATCCCACGTGGTGCTGCGTCGCTCGAACCGGCCCTGGGTGGCCTCCGTGAGCGTGCCGATGGGGTCGAACGAGAAGCTGCCGTCCGTGTTCCAGGAGCCGGTCCGGCTCAGTTTCAACGACCTGGGAACCGGCGGCAAGGTGGGCCTTCGCACGGTGGCCGAACGCATCACGGCGGTGACTGGTGTGCCGGTGCGGGTCAAGCCCGATGTGTTCGGCGATGCCGTGGGGGGAAGTCGGTCCTCGGGCTTGGCGGCGGCCAGTCAGTTCGCAGGCACACCCGCCCAACCCGCGCTGTCGAATGTCGGTGCGTCGTCACGCGCGCCATCGGCATCCCTGTCTCGTGCACCGGAGCTTCACGCCGTCGCCATGCGGTGGAGCGGATCGCTCGAGGGGTTCCTGAATCACGTGACCGATCTCACCAACCTCTCGTGGGAGTACCGCGACGGCGTCGTCGTCATCGAACGCTTCCGCACGGAGTTCTTCGAGATCGCCACGCTCGATGGAGAAACCCAGTACGCGATGGGCCTGACCGCCAGCGACCAGGGCAGCACGGGCAACAGCGGGGGCATGGGCAGCTCGGGTGGGATGAGCACCAGCAACGGCAGCGCCGACGTCTCCGAGAAGGGACGGGCGGCCACGGTGCCCACCTTGATCGCCACGGTGAACCAGATCGTCGCGTCCGTTCCCGGTTCCTCCGTGGTGCGCGCCGATGGCTCGGGGCGCATCGCCGTCACGACCACGAAGGAGGCGATGACGAAGGTGCGGGACTTCGTCCGTGCCGAGAACGAGTCGATGCTGCGGCAGGCACAGATCCAGTTCGACATCTACTCGGTGCGCCGGGAAGAGAACGACGAGCGGGGCATCGAATGGGGTCTTCTGATCCAGTCCGTGGCGAAGGCCCTCCGCATGGGCGTCGTGTCCCCCACCACGCTGGCGAGCGAGGCCGTGGGCGCGGTCAACTTCACGGTGCTGGGCAGTCCCCCGTCCAGCAACGACCTGTCGCGCATCGCGGGCGGCAGCACGGTGGTGCTGCAGATGCTCAACCAGTACGGCAACTCCACGCAGCACCGCCCCGTCAGCCTGCTGACGTTGAACCGCCAGTGGGCACGGAAGGCGTCGCTGGGCAGCAAGGCCTATGTCAGCGAAACCGTTCCCGGTGCCGCATCGACGCTGGGCGCCGGCGCGCCGGGCCTGAAGACGGCCACCGTGACGACGGGAGACCGCTACCTGGCCCAGCCGTACATCATGGACAACCACACGGTGGTGCTGAAGTTCGGCGTCGGCCTGTCGTCCCTCGTGCAGATCGCCAACTTCACGAGCGGCACCGGCCCGACCCAGCAGACGGTCCAGACTCCCGAGATCAGCAACCTGATCGACCAGTCGACCGTGGCCCTGAAGGCGGGGCAGTTGCTGGTCATCACCGGGCTCAGCCGCATCGTGACCAACGACGACACCCGGCGGCTGACCGAAGACGCCCCCCTCGCCGCGGGCGGCAGCCGCAAGCTGGGGCGCCAGCGCGAGGATTTCGTGATCTTCGTTCGCCCCACCATCCTGTGAGGCGGCGGTCATGACCATCGAACGCATCCTCGCGAACAGCAGCGCGGGCCCGCTGCTGGGCGGCCTGAGCTGGCGGCCACCGGCCGGCGGGAAACACACCATGCGCCGGCTCCACGAGGCTCGCAACCTCACCACCGACGCCACGCACTACGCACTCCTGTCCACCCACCAGACAGTGGTCTACGGTCTGTTCCAGCCCCGGGCCTCCGAAGAGTCGATCCGGCTCGCCAAGGGGGCACAGGCCGCGGCACATTGTTTCGCAACGCAGGTCGGCGCCGAGGCACCCAATGGTGCGCTGCTCCTGACCGTGCCGGCGGACGGGCTGCGGAAGGATGAGCGTGTCTACGTCGTCGTGCTGGAAGACGGCGTGCCCGTCGTCGACTCGCTTACCACGGAGATGGAGGCCCGGAACGCGCTGGGCTCGGAAGATCGTCCGATCTGGTCCGACACGCCTTCGCTCTATCCGAACTGCCAGCCGGTGGACTTCGAGTGGCTGGCCCGAGGTGCGAGCAAGGCCTCCCGCATGGCGCCGATCCCGCTGAACCCCTGGCCGCTCCTGATGGTGTTGGTGTTGGTCGGGGCGGGCTTCACCACCTGGTTTTCGGTGCGTGAAGCCCGGCGTGCGGAGGCCGCAAGAGAGCAGGCCCGGCTCGTCGCGGAGAACGATCCGGTGCCGAAGTACCTCGCGGCGCTGGCGGCGCGGTCGAAGGACATGGTGTTCGATCGCCAGGCTTGGCTGGGCGCGGTCGACGAGATGTTCGACAGGCCCGCCATGGTGCCGGGGTGGCGCATGAAGTCGACGGAGTGCAATGCCTTGTCCCTGCGTTGCGAAACGGTGTGGGCGCGCACGGGGGGCACGTACGACGAACTCAAGGCCGCCGTTCCGAACGAGACCCTCGGACTGCAGGGTGTCGAGGCGGGTGCGGTGCCGGCACTCGATGTCGCTCACACGTCGACGCCATGGCGCATCGACCGGCTGCCGTTGGGCACTGCGGGCGAGCACCTTCCGACCTTCACGGAGGCCATCCGCACGGCGGGCTCGCTGTTCCAGGTCTGGCGCACCGCGGACCTGTCGATCGAGATCAAGGCGCCTCGATTGTGGCCACGGGTGGAGACCGTTCCGCCGCAGTTCGAGCATCCGAAAGCCCTGATGAGCGGGGTGATCACGCTGAGCGACGTGCCAGGGCCCTTCGTCCTCGAAGCCTTGCGCACCGCGCCGGACTGGATCAGCTGGGAATCCGTCCGAGCGGACATCGGTGAAGGCGACGTCGTGTCGCGTCTGAAATTCAAAGCCACGGGGGTCTACTATGTTTCGCTGCGCTGATCTCGTTCCGTTCGCGGTGGTGTCCGGGTTCATTTCCCTCATCGCACCCTTGCAGGCCCATGCGCAAAGCATCGGCGACTACAGCCGCGCGCAACGGGCGGTCATCGAGTCGGCCATCGCACGCAGTGGTGTCCGTCCGCCCGTGGACCTCCCCGCACTGCCTCCGGCGTCACCTGGCAGGGAATCGCCTCCAGCTGCTGCGCCCCTGCCTCTGCCTCCTGCGGCAAAGGCACCGGAGCCTGAGGCGCCTGACATCGTCGTGACGGGCGTCGTCATCTCGTCCGCGGCCGTGCTCACCGAGGTGTTGGTCGACGGCACACCCTTTCTCCTGTCCCAGGGGCAACGTGTGCCCGGCACCCGATGGCTGGTCTCGCGCGTCGACGCAGGTCAGGTGGTGCTTTCCACGGAGCCGCGCTCGAAGGGGGCGAAGCTGGCGACACGCACCTTCCTGCTGTCCACCTCGGGGTCGTGACATGAAATGGTTCGATCGAGCCGTGCCGGTGCTCGGCACGCGACCGGGGGAGCTGGATCAGGTCAGTTCGGAGGCGCCGCTGCACCGCCGATCCGAATTCGTGGCCACGGAGCCTCTGCGATTGGCGGAGGTCATCGACAAGTACGCGGACGTCCCTCCGTACCAGCGGCTGCTGACGGGCGGAGACGATCCGGTGTATCGCCTGCCACCTGAACAGCAGGAGCGGTTGATCGCGACCGACATCGGCGGCAAGCGCGTCCACGTGATCTGCGCGGCCATGCCGGAGGCCCAGTTGCAACAGTTGCAGTGGCAGGTGCGCGCCCTGAAGGGTGACCTGCGGGCCAAGGGTTACCAGATCGTGCAGGAGCTGGTCGCCACACCGGAGGTGATGCGCATCGTCATGCGCAACGTCGGGCTCAGCACACAGTCGCGAGGACGGGGAGAGCCGCTCCGGCTGTTCAACCACTGGATCGAACTCGCGGCACGCGCCGATGCGACGGACCTCCACGTCGATGTCAGCGGCAACGTGGCCCAGGTCCGGGTGAGGGTGGACGGGCGGCTGGAAGTCCTGCCCGACGGACACTGCGGGAAGTATCCGCGCGGCGAGGCGGTCGATGCGCTGGCCGCCGGCTACAACAACACCCGGCAGGGCAACAACGTCTCGCAGTACACCGAAGACAAGTTCGTCTCCTGCATGATCGCACTCAACCTGCCGGGCCTGAGCGGGCAGCTCCGCTACCAGAACTTCAAGGGGAGGGCGGGCCCCAAGGCGGTCATCCGGATCCTGCGCTCGGGCGAGGAAAACGCCATCACCTTCGAGAAGGCCGGCTACGCACGCAGCCAGCTTCGCCTGTTGCGCGAGGCCGCGCGGTCGGGCAAGGGCATCGTCCTCATCGCCGGCGTCACCAGCTCGGGAAAGTCGACCAGCCTCAAGTGCCTGATCGAAACCCTGCCGAACCTGCAGGCGAAGTCGATCTACACGGTGGAAGACCCGATCGAATACGAGATCGCAGGGGCACATCAGATCGAGGTCTTGCGGGATCTGGCGGACGACGAACTCACCACGTCGCGCTATGCGGATGCCATGCGGGCGCTGATGCGCGGTGACCCGGACGGTGTGATGATGGGCGAGATCCGCGACCGGCTCACCGCCCTGTTCGCGCTGCAGATCGCGGAGACGGGCCACCTCGCGATGGGGACCGTCCACGCGCACCTCATCAGCACGATCATCCCGAGGCTCACCAACGACCAGATCGGCTTGTCGCGCCAGGCGCTCACGGGTCCGAACATCCTCAACCTGCTGGTGTACCAGGCCCTCGTGCCGCGACTCTGTGCCCATTGCGCGGAGACGACACCGGTTGCCGCCTCGAGGGATGCGGACGTCCGGGACATCGTCGACGTGCTCGCTCAGCGCTTCCGGGTGCCGACGCACCGGCTGCGCTGGGAGCATCCCGGAGGCTGTGCCCACTGCAATGGCCGGGGCACGAAGGGCAAGACCATCGTGGCCGAGATGCTGCGGCCCGACCGGACCTGGCTGCGACGGGTGAGGGACAACGATGACGACGCCGCGGTGATGCACTACCGGGCGGCATCGGACGGTGACTTCCTGAGCCCGGACATGACGGGCAAGACGGTGTTCGAGCACGCCTTGTGGAAGGCCCTTCAAGGCGAGATCGACGCGCGGAACTGCGAAGAGTTCGACGCCTTCTCTCGGTTCGAACTGCCGCCGAAGAAGGGCGGGGCCACATGATCTTCAGGCGCTTCATCCAGTGGTGCTGGATCTTCGTGTTTCGCCCCCAACGAGCCGAGTTCTACCGCGACCTCGCCGACATGTTCCGCCGCAACGAATCCATGATGGGATTCTTCGAGGGGGAGATCGCCAACGCGGTCCGGACGCGGCAGAGGGCGCGCGCCGCGGCGCTTCGAATGATGCTCGCGCGCTTCCAGGGCGGCCATCAGGCGGGGCGGGTCGGGCACTTGTTCGAAGGCGTGATGCCCGCGAGCGACATGATGATGATCGTCGGCGTCGACCACGCCGACGACAAGGCCCGCGCGCTGCTGTCGCTGGCGGACGCCGTCGAGGCTCAAGGCACCATGCGGACCACGGTGTTGAGCTACGCGTTCTTCCCGCTGGTGATGCTGCCGTTGAGCTATGTGCTGATCCAGATCCTGGCCGACGTGATCCTGTCGATCGACCGGAGTGCGCCCGACTGCGTCAAGGATGAACTCTGGAGCGGCAGCAACGGCTGGGCGCGGCAGATGGCGATCCTGATGGACCAGTTCGGCTTGCCGATGGTGACCCTGCTGGTGGGCTTCCTTGCGGCGGCCTTCGTGTCGCTGCCGCGCTGGAGGGGGAGGGCGCGCCTGTGGGTCGAAGGGTGGCCGGTCTACGGTCTCTACCGCGACTTCCAGTCCGGCCTGCTGTTCTCTGCGCTGGCCATGCTGCTGTCCAACGGCAGCACCCTCAAGGGGGCGCTCGAGGACATCGCGCAAGGCTCGTCGAGCTGGATGCGCTGGCACCTCACCCGCGTGCTCAGGTCGCTCGACGACAACCCGACCAACACCATCGAGGCGTTCAGCCGCGGAGTCCTCTCGCCTTACATGCTGGCCAGGGCAGCAACCCTGCAACGCACCTCCGCGACGTTTGCCGAAGTGCTCATCGAACTGGGAACGCGAGAGAGCGAACGCGTGCTCAAGGGCGTCCGGCGCGCCGCGGTGATCGCCAACGTCGCCATCGTCGGCGTGCTTCTGTCCGTCTGTACGTTCATGGGATTGTCGACCCTGACCGTGCCCGGCAGATTCTCGGCGCTGATGGAGCCGTCCACGTTGATGAGCCTGAAACAGGCCCATGAGGCAAAGAACGCTTCGCGGCGATCGAGCAGCATTTCAACAACCCGGCTTGACGAGAGCAAGCCATAAGGAGGAGAGAGCCATGAAGAAAGCCGAACGTCCCTGCACAGCCCCTTTGCGTCGCCGATCCCGTGGCAATGCGGTCCTGTTCACGCTGTTGTCGATGGTGATCGGCGGGATCGTCGTGGCCATCGGCGTCACCCAGTACCAGGACGCCGATCGAGCAGCGACCGTGCAAGCCACGGTGGCCGAGGTGAACACCATCATCGGCAACGTCAAGCAGAACTACGGGCAGTACTCCTACTCCGGCCTGACCACCGGCATCGCCGTCGGTTCGCGCGTCATTCCAGAGGGGCTGCAGGTGTCGGAAACCGCCGCACGCAACAAGTTCGGTGGAACCATCGAAATGCGCGAACGAGGGACAGGGACGGGCACCGCCGAACTGGTCTACCCGAACATCCCTCGAGCGCTCTGCTCCAGCGTGATCAACGGCACCCAGGGCCTCGCCCGGGAAATCCGGATCGGGACGACCGTGGTGAAGGAGGCCAACCGTGCGGTCGACGTGGCCGCGCTCAACACCGGCTGCTCGTCGAACGCCGCCGCGGACATCACGTGGGTGATCGGACGCACATGACCTTGCGCAAGTCCCGACGGCGACCCGGTGCCCGCCAGCAGCGAGGCAACGCACTGATCCTTGCGCTGCTCGCCCTGGTGGTCACCGGGCTTGCGGCCGCGACAGCGCTGGAAGCGAGGCAGATCGAAGCGAAACGCGCATCCGGTCTCGCCGAGGCCTCCGTCCTGGAAGCCCTGCGCAACGCCGCGCAGGCAGCGGTCTACGAGCATCTGAACACGATCCAGCAAGGGCAGCCCATCGAAAAAGGCGGAATCGTCGTCACCCCCTCTTCCGAAACGGGCGAACTGACCTGGTCCCCCACGGTCAGCCAACTTCGAGGTATGGGATACCTCCCCTCCGAATGGTCGGCCATACGCTCCACGCTGAACGACGGCCCGTACCGCATCGCGTTCCACCGCATCCCCGCGGGCTGCCCGCCCCCAGCCTGCGATGTCCAGGGCATGGTCGTACTCGGTGCCCCCGTCCTGGACATGGGCCGAACCTCGGCAGTGGACGGCGTCGTCATCGGCCCCATCCTCACCAAGGCGGGTGCTGACGGGGGAGTGTCACTCCCAACGGCGCCCGCGACGATCTCCGGATTTCACGGCACCTGGACCGCACCAAATCCGCTAGCAGGCAACCCGCCTGGCGTAGTCGCCATGCGATTCGGAACCCAGACGGGCGGTTTCAACCAGTTTGTTCGCGTAGGCGATTTGCGGGATCCATTGCTGAGAGGAAACCTAAGTGCCGAAGGCAACTTGACCGTAGCGGGGGACGCAACGGTTCGAGGAGCTGCGTCATTTGACGGGGGCGTTCGTGTCGGGCCGGCTTTGGATCCGTGCATCACAGCCGCCCCAAACGGAATTCTTACTGTCAGATGCAGTGGTTTGATTAATAGTAGAGACGGGATATTCCAGAACGAACTAGGGAATTATAGCCAAGTTGGCCCCTCGGGAGTTTCTACTTCTGAACGAATCAATGGATTCTCCGGACTGCAAACTGCGTCTGGGAGCTTGTTTGATCGTTCCGATCCTAGCGCGATTCGCTCGGAATCCGGAGAGTTGTTCGTTCGAGGCCCATCGGGTACTCTCGCTACTTTGCGCGCTGAAGGCCTTTTTGTTCCCAATGCATTGGTCTCAGGAAGCATTCACCTTACTCGCGCAGCAGAAGAAGGTGCAGCGTGCGAAGAAGCCGTGGGCTCCTCACCTGGGATAGGTTTGGGAGTAACCGCCGACCATTCACTTACTGTCTGTATTGGCGGGCGCTGGATCATCGGGCTGAGAATGTCGAGGGCAGGGGCTTCTTGTGCGCCTGATGGAATGAGCGCCACGGACCTTGATGATCGGCAGTCTCTAATTTGTCGCCATGGTTCCTTCCTAAGGACTTCCACGCTAATTTCCAACTTTACGCTGATAAATTCGATGGCCCTGAATATGTCG
This genomic stretch from Piscinibacter gummiphilus harbors:
- a CDS encoding TrbG/VirB9 family P-type conjugative transfer protein; the protein is MSRLHTFVSAVACLLLSLNGAAPVQAQSPLAPTPVTGEARMVTFDFDDDRIYKVLVRPRNTTQLKLAPDERVTYVSAGDASSFAVNVPSSKAFVEVKPKWDNVSTNLLVVTTRRAYHIELQSTAEGRKWYTRVAWTYANAALLDQTQAAQGDDAGPARWAGASRAEPPISGVAVDKLYFKYDIDGEAPFRPTQVFDDGTHTFIRLPDDLQELPALFMLTPDSGDTALVNYSVTPPYLVVPRTMEKFVLKLGKSKVEVLRHSSKPGLFSRLGFGRRGTP
- a CDS encoding TrbI/VirB10 family protein, which codes for MADLLISPEGYTTPGGVPRKLLAGVFLVVSAVAMSVFLITSPDAPLMTGDQKARAELKKPELMLAQQKGSVQWVDEAASSAAAARGVRVADGAPPSARPSDERSGVPPANASVPQPSPQAALPTFDSTPQRAGPPPSPVDAAAVERERAARSAAATVFDEGGTALGQKGESPLEQMPAGLVRRLGGGGPAIDAIAPLADAIKGMGAPAPAPSRADGERQWAREQAAPQNATVLHAKAPPDALTLDQGTVIPCVLTRRINSDLPGVVTARVAMDVYDSRTSRHLLLPKGALLSGAYNNDVRHGQSRLQFAFTRLRMPDGTTFDLPGATGADAAGQAGIDGDVDRHFFRSFGAALLLGVLADQVTRVAALPNGGTSGQGGVSATGQVFIDTARAELERHKSIPPTVTVEEGSRINVEVVRDMAFDTAFERSRR
- a CDS encoding TcpQ domain-containing protein, whose amino-acid sequence is MAVGLMSCVVGSGAFGAADAYDFDYRISGHTSARPVQVFADTERTYFQFVEGQAVPLILAGQAGERVVPVQEGPYHVVAGRSHEYTLRLAGRRARVEHAGKVWLPPSAQGAGPSAPLKLGADDRTLSSYATPVRGDVIEWVEPEQRVVRSVVFAPGASLLPVDDADFIAKVSARMGSDVRVEVQREGNARPRALAEARFRRTAQALVRAGVAPARIESAAASGRWPPDTLQIVWLRAVEPVRRTSTAGAPPSRDLASMGRPVRGNFDILLSDGTVATSLRRWAQDSGYRLEWDTPIEAPIVGDLTLDARRFPEAVDRIVTGLRASGYPLRMEIEDGQVVRIKHEPPR
- a CDS encoding TcpQ domain-containing protein, whose product is MKRSATKRWGALCLAATCLGVQAQTSPEQLPVAPFGAASSPGANEQRWEVKASDVTLAKTLERWAAAGGHKLKWDASRNFLIGAPDLYVGTFEGALQHVLRSPGIRYSDYPLEACVYANTPPLVRITRQGEQSRECSPASAP
- a CDS encoding type II secretion system protein GspD gives rise to the protein MKLLMLGGGLLLLAGCAIPSLSERVAGDHADRARNVAPVLGGPSISTDAPGDVQGGAIDADRRAREQASHVVLRRSNRPWVASVSVPMGSNEKLPSVFQEPVRLSFNDLGTGGKVGLRTVAERITAVTGVPVRVKPDVFGDAVGGSRSSGLAAASQFAGTPAQPALSNVGASSRAPSASLSRAPELHAVAMRWSGSLEGFLNHVTDLTNLSWEYRDGVVVIERFRTEFFEIATLDGETQYAMGLTASDQGSTGNSGGMGSSGGMSTSNGSADVSEKGRAATVPTLIATVNQIVASVPGSSVVRADGSGRIAVTTTKEAMTKVRDFVRAENESMLRQAQIQFDIYSVRREENDERGIEWGLLIQSVAKALRMGVVSPTTLASEAVGAVNFTVLGSPPSSNDLSRIAGGSTVVLQMLNQYGNSTQHRPVSLLTLNRQWARKASLGSKAYVSETVPGAASTLGAGAPGLKTATVTTGDRYLAQPYIMDNHTVVLKFGVGLSSLVQIANFTSGTGPTQQTVQTPEISNLIDQSTVALKAGQLLVITGLSRIVTNDDTRRLTEDAPLAAGGSRKLGRQREDFVIFVRPTIL
- a CDS encoding type 4b pilus protein PilO2, with the translated sequence MTIERILANSSAGPLLGGLSWRPPAGGKHTMRRLHEARNLTTDATHYALLSTHQTVVYGLFQPRASEESIRLAKGAQAAAHCFATQVGAEAPNGALLLTVPADGLRKDERVYVVVLEDGVPVVDSLTTEMEARNALGSEDRPIWSDTPSLYPNCQPVDFEWLARGASKASRMAPIPLNPWPLLMVLVLVGAGFTTWFSVREARRAEAAREQARLVAENDPVPKYLAALAARSKDMVFDRQAWLGAVDEMFDRPAMVPGWRMKSTECNALSLRCETVWARTGGTYDELKAAVPNETLGLQGVEAGAVPALDVAHTSTPWRIDRLPLGTAGEHLPTFTEAIRTAGSLFQVWRTADLSIEIKAPRLWPRVETVPPQFEHPKALMSGVITLSDVPGPFVLEALRTAPDWISWESVRADIGEGDVVSRLKFKATGVYYVSLR
- a CDS encoding GspE/PulE family protein codes for the protein MKWFDRAVPVLGTRPGELDQVSSEAPLHRRSEFVATEPLRLAEVIDKYADVPPYQRLLTGGDDPVYRLPPEQQERLIATDIGGKRVHVICAAMPEAQLQQLQWQVRALKGDLRAKGYQIVQELVATPEVMRIVMRNVGLSTQSRGRGEPLRLFNHWIELAARADATDLHVDVSGNVAQVRVRVDGRLEVLPDGHCGKYPRGEAVDALAAGYNNTRQGNNVSQYTEDKFVSCMIALNLPGLSGQLRYQNFKGRAGPKAVIRILRSGEENAITFEKAGYARSQLRLLREAARSGKGIVLIAGVTSSGKSTSLKCLIETLPNLQAKSIYTVEDPIEYEIAGAHQIEVLRDLADDELTTSRYADAMRALMRGDPDGVMMGEIRDRLTALFALQIAETGHLAMGTVHAHLISTIIPRLTNDQIGLSRQALTGPNILNLLVYQALVPRLCAHCAETTPVAASRDADVRDIVDVLAQRFRVPTHRLRWEHPGGCAHCNGRGTKGKTIVAEMLRPDRTWLRRVRDNDDDAAVMHYRAASDGDFLSPDMTGKTVFEHALWKALQGEIDARNCEEFDAFSRFELPPKKGGAT
- a CDS encoding type 4 pilus major pilin, with the protein product MKKAERPCTAPLRRRSRGNAVLFTLLSMVIGGIVVAIGVTQYQDADRAATVQATVAEVNTIIGNVKQNYGQYSYSGLTTGIAVGSRVIPEGLQVSETAARNKFGGTIEMRERGTGTGTAELVYPNIPRALCSSVINGTQGLAREIRIGTTVVKEANRAVDVAALNTGCSSNAAADITWVIGRT